The Chrysiogenia bacterium genome has a window encoding:
- a CDS encoding AarF/ABC1/UbiB kinase family protein, with product MLHNPFIRTVVSVVFFFRILWSYVWFSLVTRPLTPKGERRAKAEALHEKNAAWLYHSFVTLKGVYIKIGQFLSTQMALLPTPYLVEMTKVQDRVPVASTEAIRQRVLEEYGKPVEEVFSKFEPTPLACASIGQVHRVTLKDGRDAVIKVKYPGIDKFFQTDLKVIKALLPIFVRIIELAYYRETSGIDHRKTIGEFVKYIGMELDYRNEIKNHDHMRELLADKREQGMVIIPELYHDHCQEAIICMEYIDAHKMMDWYGNGHVPAEKKDWIYRALLESSLYTI from the coding sequence GTGCTTCACAATCCCTTCATTCGAACCGTGGTGTCGGTTGTCTTCTTCTTCCGCATTCTGTGGAGTTATGTCTGGTTCTCACTGGTGACCAGGCCGCTCACGCCGAAGGGCGAGCGCCGGGCAAAGGCAGAGGCCCTGCATGAGAAGAACGCCGCCTGGCTCTATCACTCCTTCGTGACGCTCAAGGGCGTCTACATCAAGATCGGCCAGTTCCTCTCCACCCAGATGGCGCTGCTGCCGACCCCGTATCTGGTGGAAATGACAAAGGTCCAGGACCGTGTCCCCGTGGCGAGCACCGAGGCCATTCGCCAGCGAGTTCTCGAGGAATACGGCAAACCGGTCGAGGAAGTTTTTTCGAAGTTCGAGCCCACTCCGCTGGCCTGCGCGTCCATCGGCCAGGTTCACCGCGTCACGCTCAAGGACGGCCGCGACGCAGTCATCAAGGTGAAGTACCCGGGCATCGACAAGTTCTTCCAGACCGACCTCAAGGTCATCAAGGCTCTGCTCCCCATCTTCGTGCGCATCATTGAGCTGGCCTACTACCGCGAAACTTCGGGCATCGACCATCGCAAGACCATCGGCGAGTTCGTCAAATACATCGGAATGGAACTCGACTACCGCAACGAGATCAAGAACCACGACCACATGCGCGAGCTGCTGGCCGATAAACGCGAGCAGGGAATGGTCATCATCCCCGAGCTCTATCACGACCACTGCCAGGAAGCGATCATCTGCATGGAGTACATCGATGCGCACAAGATGATGGACTGGTATGGAAACGGCCACGTGCCGGCCGAGAAGAAGGACTGGATCTACAGGGCGCTGCTGGAATCCTCGCTCTACACCATCG